One Diabrotica virgifera virgifera chromosome 3, PGI_DIABVI_V3a genomic window carries:
- the LOC114336779 gene encoding mitochondrial 2-oxoglutarate/malate carrier protein, whose product MSEQKTIPNVLKFVFGASAGMGATCFVQPLDLVKNRMQLSGVGGKPKEYRSTLHAIQVIVQKEGVFSLYNGLSAGLLRQLTYTGTRLGVYTYLLDNFKSADGTPPGFVGKLLMGMVAGGCGAFVGTPAEVSLIRMTADGRLPLEERRNYKNVGDALVRIYREEGLVTLWRGAIPTMGRAVAVNAAQLSTYSQAKQLIVEYVHMRDGIPLHFVSSMISGLITTIVSMPLDIGKTRLQNMKTVNGVPEYKGLVDVLGRVVRNEGLFALWKGFLPYYLRLGPHTVLTFVFLEQMNAAYYKYVLGEKGSRGGL is encoded by the exons AATGGGAGCGACCTGCTTCGTCCAACCGCTAGATTTAGTAAAGAACCGAATGCAGTTGAGTGGAGTTGGTGGAAAACCCAAAGAATACAGAAGTACATTACATGCAATACAAGTGATAGTTCAAAAAGAAGGCGTTTTCTCTCTATACAATGGCTTATCTGCTGGACTTTTAAGACAattaacatacacaggcacaagATTGGGAGTGTATACCTACCTTCTCGACAACTTCAAATCTGCCGACGGAACACCACCTGGTTTCGTTGGTAAATTGCTGATGGGAATGGTGGCGGGAGGTTGCGGCGCTTTTGTTG gTACACCGGCAGAGGTATCCCTTATTCGTATGACAGCAGATGGACGTCTTCCATTGGAAGAAAGAAGAAACTACAAAAACGTAGGCGATGCATTGGTAAGGATTTACAGAGAAGAAGGTCTTGTTACCTTATGGAGAGGAGCTATACCTACCATGGGTCGTGCTGTTGCTGTAAATGCTGCTCAATTGTCGACGTATTCACAAGCTAAACAACTTATAGTAGAGTATGTACATATGAGAGATGGAATACCATTACATTTCGTGTCTTCCATGATATCTGGACTTATCACTACTATAGTTTCTATGCCTTTGGACATAGGCAAAACTAG GTTACAAAACATGAAAACCGTTAATGGAGTTCCAGAGTACAAAGGACTGGTGGACGTACTTGGAAGAGTAGTAAGAAACGAAGGATTATTTGCTCTCTGGAAGGGCTTCCTTCCATATTATCTACGACTTGGTCCACACACCGTTCTTACATTTGTTTTCCTGGAACAAATGAACGCCGCCTATTATAAGTATGTCTTGGGGGAGAAAGGTAGTAGGGGAGGTTTGTAA